A genomic window from Streptomyces sp. NBC_01429 includes:
- a CDS encoding LacI family DNA-binding transcriptional regulator — protein sequence MARTTPSGGPKEKPATLALVAQRAGVSPQTVSNALNSPDLLAPRTLERVRRAIEEMDYRPHQAARLLRTQSSLLIGYGVRATRDGVSGLVLESFLHALSDSADQAGYRVMLFAVPAEVEDEPAAYAELLRERSVDAFVLSNTYRADPRPDWLRKRGIPYVSFGRPWRAREAGDWVDVDGAHGTGAAVDHLVALGHRRIAFLGWPKGSGVGDDRARGWREAMGRHGLSVRGLRAGSRNNVDAAREAVGELLPLGVTAVVAASDTLALGCYRALLAAGVSPGRDVAVVGFDDSAAAALLSPSLSSLRQPLAEAGRACTRLLLARLKDPAAELERVLLTPELVVRDSSSGTAPGTDPA from the coding sequence ATGGCACGTACGACCCCGTCCGGCGGACCCAAGGAAAAGCCCGCGACGCTCGCCCTGGTCGCCCAACGGGCCGGAGTGTCGCCCCAGACGGTGTCCAACGCCCTCAACTCGCCCGATCTGCTGGCCCCCCGGACCCTGGAGCGGGTCCGCAGGGCGATAGAGGAGATGGACTACCGGCCCCACCAGGCCGCGCGTCTGCTGCGCACCCAGTCGAGCCTGCTGATCGGTTACGGAGTCCGGGCCACGCGCGACGGGGTGTCCGGGCTCGTCCTGGAGAGCTTCCTGCACGCCCTCTCGGACTCGGCGGACCAGGCCGGCTACCGCGTCATGCTGTTCGCCGTGCCCGCCGAGGTCGAGGACGAACCCGCCGCCTACGCCGAGCTGTTACGCGAACGGTCGGTCGACGCCTTCGTCCTGAGCAACACCTACCGGGCCGACCCCCGCCCCGACTGGCTGCGCAAGCGCGGCATCCCCTACGTCTCCTTCGGCCGCCCCTGGCGGGCCCGAGAGGCGGGGGACTGGGTGGACGTCGACGGGGCGCACGGCACCGGCGCCGCCGTCGACCACCTCGTCGCCCTCGGGCACCGCAGGATCGCCTTCCTCGGCTGGCCGAAGGGCTCCGGCGTGGGCGACGACCGGGCGCGGGGCTGGCGGGAGGCGATGGGTCGGCACGGGCTGTCCGTACGCGGTCTGCGGGCCGGCTCCCGGAACAACGTCGACGCCGCGCGCGAGGCCGTCGGGGAGCTGCTTCCGCTGGGCGTCACCGCCGTGGTGGCGGCGAGCGACACCCTCGCCCTCGGCTGCTACCGGGCGCTGCTCGCCGCCGGGGTGTCGCCGGGGCGGGACGTCGCCGTCGTCGGATTCGACGACTCCGCCGCCGCCGCGCTGCTCTCCCCGAGCCTCTCCTCGCTCCGGCAGCCGCTGGCGGAGGCGGGCCGGGCCTGCACCCGCCTGCTCCTCGCGCGTCTCAAGGATCCGGCGGCGGAGCTGGAACGGGTCCTGCTGACGCCCGAACTGGTGGTGCGGGACAGCAGCTCGGGGACCGCCCCGGGGACGGACCCGGCGTAG
- a CDS encoding isocitrate lyase/PEP mutase family protein, with protein sequence MTTLKDQALLFRSLHVPGRPLVLPNAWDAASARLVEDAGAAAIATSSAGVAWALGYGDGDRVDRAGALDALARISATVRAPVTADIESGFGATAGEVADTVRGVLDAGAVGVNLEDSLRTGPEPLRPVAEQAERIAAARAAADAAGVPLYLNARIDTHRLPPGDPAGRIKETLARAAAYLAAGADGVFVLGAFDRATVSALVTGVAAPLNVLAGPGSLPVSVLAELGVARISAGSSIAEAAYGLAARAARELLTDGTCAALEGGLDYGAFNALMLDRPAT encoded by the coding sequence ATGACAACACTCAAGGACCAGGCCCTGCTGTTCCGCTCGCTGCACGTCCCCGGCAGGCCCCTCGTCCTGCCCAATGCCTGGGACGCCGCCTCGGCCCGGCTCGTCGAGGACGCCGGCGCCGCCGCCATCGCCACCAGCAGCGCGGGGGTGGCCTGGGCGCTCGGGTACGGGGACGGCGACCGGGTGGACCGGGCGGGCGCGCTGGACGCGCTGGCGCGGATCTCGGCCACGGTCCGTGCGCCGGTCACCGCCGACATCGAGAGCGGCTTCGGCGCCACCGCCGGGGAGGTGGCCGACACCGTACGGGGCGTGCTCGACGCCGGGGCCGTCGGCGTCAACCTGGAGGACTCGCTCCGCACCGGCCCCGAGCCGCTGCGGCCCGTCGCCGAACAGGCCGAGCGGATCGCCGCCGCCCGCGCCGCCGCCGACGCCGCCGGGGTGCCGCTGTACCTCAACGCCCGGATCGACACCCACCGGCTGCCGCCCGGGGACCCGGCCGGCCGGATCAAGGAGACCCTGGCCAGGGCCGCCGCCTATCTGGCTGCGGGCGCGGACGGGGTGTTCGTGCTCGGCGCCTTCGACCGGGCGACCGTGTCGGCCCTGGTGACCGGCGTCGCGGCGCCCCTGAACGTACTGGCGGGACCCGGCTCGCTGCCCGTGTCCGTCCTGGCGGAGCTGGGGGTCGCCCGGATCAGCGCCGGTTCGTCGATCGCCGAGGCCGCCTACGGCCTCGCCGCGCGCGCCGCACGTGAACTGCTCACCGACGGCACCTGCGCGGCTCTGGAGGGCGGACTCGACTACGGCGCGTTCAACGCGCTGATGCTCGACCGTCCGGCGACCTGA
- a CDS encoding helix-turn-helix transcriptional regulator — protein MSTFARTGAQAGQETDIRRHELAGFLRSRRERITPEQVGLERGRRRRTPGLRREEVAQLSAVGVTWYTWLEQARPIQVSPQVLDALARALQLDSGERAHLFALAAAVDPAPGTPCPTITPAVRQMLEALEPFPACVQNSRYDMLAYNRSYSGLLCDLDALPPEDRNCLWLAFTNDEWRAGLGDPEETCRAMAGKFRAAMAEHLAEPPWKTLLGRLRAASPEFREVWEQHEVVAPTGDRTKRFLNSRVGRLDLIHTNLWLGPAAGPRLVTYVPADDDSRIRLERLQALLSEPGPASGPGPDPGPDPLPALLPLPVGAGG, from the coding sequence ATGAGCACATTCGCGCGGACCGGCGCGCAGGCCGGCCAGGAGACGGACATCCGGCGGCACGAGCTCGCGGGTTTTCTGCGCAGCCGCCGCGAGCGCATCACGCCCGAGCAGGTCGGGCTGGAACGGGGCAGGCGGCGGCGTACGCCCGGGCTGCGGCGCGAGGAGGTCGCCCAGCTGTCGGCCGTGGGCGTGACCTGGTACACGTGGCTGGAGCAGGCCCGGCCCATCCAGGTGTCCCCGCAGGTCCTCGACGCCCTCGCCCGCGCTCTCCAGCTCGACAGCGGCGAGCGCGCGCACCTCTTCGCCCTCGCGGCGGCCGTCGACCCGGCCCCCGGGACGCCCTGCCCGACCATCACACCGGCGGTGCGGCAGATGCTGGAGGCGCTGGAGCCGTTCCCGGCCTGTGTGCAGAACAGCCGGTACGACATGCTCGCGTACAACCGCAGCTACAGCGGTCTCCTGTGCGACCTGGACGCGCTGCCGCCCGAGGACCGCAACTGCTTGTGGCTCGCCTTCACCAACGACGAGTGGCGCGCCGGGCTCGGTGACCCGGAGGAGACCTGCCGGGCGATGGCCGGCAAGTTCCGGGCCGCCATGGCCGAGCATCTCGCGGAGCCGCCCTGGAAGACGCTGCTGGGACGGTTGCGGGCGGCCTCGCCCGAGTTCCGGGAGGTCTGGGAGCAGCACGAGGTGGTGGCGCCCACCGGGGACCGGACGAAGAGGTTCCTCAACTCCCGGGTCGGCCGGCTCGATCTGATCCACACCAACCTCTGGCTGGGGCCCGCCGCCGGGCCCCGGCTGGTCACCTACGTACCGGCGGACGACGACTCCCGGATCCGGCTGGAGCGGCTTCAGGCGCTGCTGTCGGAGCCCGGACCCGCCTCCGGTCCGGGTCCGGATCCCGGTCCGGATCCGCTGCCCGCCCTGCTGCCGCTGCCGGTCGGCGCCGGGGGCTGA
- a CDS encoding MFS transporter codes for MPELSHRRKLLVLAICCMSLLIVSLDNTILNVALPSMQRELHASVSGLQWTIDAYTLVLASLLMLSGSTADRIGRRRVFKTGLVLFTLGSALCSVAPNLESLVAFRMMQAVGGSMLNPVAMSIITNTFTGPRERARAIGVWGGVVGISMAAGPLIGGLLVDSVGWRSIFWINLPIGVAALLLTWRYVPESRAPKPRRPDPVGQLLVIGVLGALTYAIIEAPSAGLTSPLIVSFATVAVLCLVGLLVYEPRRPEPLIDLRFFRSAPFSGATVIAVSAFAALGGFLFLNTLYLQNVRGLSALHAGLYMLPMAAMTFVCAPLSGRLVGNRGPRLPLLIAGVAMTASGVLFAAFDAERTMTLMFTGYVLFGLGFGMVNAPITNTAVSGMPRSQAGVAAAVASTSRQIGQTLGVAVIGAVLAGGAAGMVGSASYRTGFTDASHPAWWIITACGASVLLVGALTSGSWAGRTARDTARLLEPANAAAQPPAPTGSGSRAGSGSGPGSGPGPEAGPGSDSSA; via the coding sequence GTGCTGGCGATCTGCTGCATGAGCCTGCTCATCGTCAGCCTCGACAACACCATCCTCAACGTCGCCCTGCCGTCCATGCAGAGAGAGCTGCACGCCTCCGTCTCCGGGCTGCAATGGACCATCGACGCGTACACGCTCGTGCTCGCCTCCCTGCTGATGCTCTCGGGCTCCACGGCCGACCGGATCGGCCGGCGCCGGGTCTTCAAGACCGGTCTCGTCCTCTTCACGCTCGGCTCGGCGCTCTGCTCCGTCGCGCCGAACCTCGAATCGCTCGTCGCCTTCCGGATGATGCAGGCCGTCGGCGGTTCGATGCTCAACCCCGTCGCGATGTCGATCATCACCAACACCTTCACGGGACCGCGCGAGCGCGCCCGCGCCATCGGCGTCTGGGGCGGTGTGGTGGGCATCTCGATGGCGGCGGGACCGCTGATCGGCGGGCTGCTGGTGGACTCCGTCGGCTGGCGGTCGATCTTCTGGATCAATCTGCCGATCGGGGTCGCGGCCCTGCTGCTGACCTGGCGCTACGTCCCGGAGTCCCGCGCCCCCAAGCCCCGCCGCCCCGACCCCGTGGGCCAGCTGCTGGTCATCGGGGTGCTGGGCGCGCTGACCTACGCGATCATCGAGGCGCCGTCGGCGGGACTGACGTCACCGCTGATCGTGTCCTTCGCCACCGTCGCCGTGCTCTGTCTCGTCGGGCTCCTCGTGTACGAGCCGAGGCGCCCGGAGCCCCTGATCGACCTGCGCTTCTTCCGCAGCGCGCCGTTCAGCGGGGCGACCGTCATCGCCGTGTCCGCCTTCGCGGCGCTGGGCGGATTCCTCTTCCTCAACACGCTCTACCTCCAGAACGTGCGGGGGCTCTCCGCGCTGCACGCCGGGCTCTACATGCTCCCGATGGCCGCCATGACGTTCGTCTGCGCGCCGCTCTCCGGCCGGCTGGTCGGCAACCGCGGCCCGCGGCTGCCCCTGCTGATCGCCGGGGTCGCGATGACGGCGAGCGGCGTCCTGTTCGCCGCGTTCGACGCGGAGCGGACCATGACGCTGATGTTCACCGGCTATGTGCTGTTCGGCCTCGGCTTCGGCATGGTCAACGCCCCCATCACCAACACCGCCGTCTCCGGCATGCCCCGCTCCCAGGCGGGCGTCGCCGCCGCCGTCGCGTCCACCAGCCGCCAGATCGGCCAGACGCTGGGCGTCGCGGTGATCGGCGCGGTGCTGGCGGGCGGGGCGGCGGGCATGGTCGGCTCGGCCTCGTACCGTACGGGGTTCACCGACGCCAGCCACCCGGCCTGGTGGATCATCACGGCCTGCGGTGCGAGCGTCCTGCTGGTCGGCGCGCTGACCAGCGGCTCCTGGGCGGGCCGCACGGCACGGGACACGGCGCGGCTGCTGGAGCCCGCGAACGCCGCGGCTCAGCCCCCGGCGCCGACCGGCAGCGGCAGCAGGGCGGGCAGCGGATCCGGACCGGGATCCGGACCCGGACCGGAGGCGGGTCCGGGCTCCGACAGCAGCGCCTGA